The following proteins are co-located in the Triticum aestivum cultivar Chinese Spring chromosome 1A, IWGSC CS RefSeq v2.1, whole genome shotgun sequence genome:
- the LOC123063009 gene encoding acetylserotonin O-methyltransferase 1: MALTGDYKLISTEDMLQGHAELCIHAYGFVKSMALKCAIELGIPGAIHGNGGGATLGELATIIALPPSRLPRLRRLMRVLTVSGVFSVQHQQPDDSAGCAIVVYGLTSASRLLAGDGEASSGLSRLVSLMVDPKLTAPFSGMSAWFMDDEQPRSFFEMHHGEDMWDMAAREAALSRTIGDGMTDDSRFVVEVLLREGRARDVFSGVRSMVDVGGGTGTIAKAIAAAFPHVECSVLDLPHVVAEAPAGGEVRFIEGDMFEHIPPADAVLLKSVMHDWRDDECVKILRRCKEAIPSREAGGKVIIINMVVGSEKSKGNSTKKEEAQALYDLFLMVFEGGEREEHEWEKIFLEAGFSGYSIIPMLGIRSIIEVYP, encoded by the exons ATGGCGCTCACCGGCGACTACAAGCTCATCAGCACCGAGGACATGCTCCAAGGCCACGCCGAGCTCTGCATCCACGCCTACGGCTTCGTCAAGTCCATGGCGCTCAAATGCGCCATAGAGCTCGGCATTCCCGGCGCCATccacggcaacggcggcggcgccaCGCTCGGCGAGCTGGCCACCATTATCGCCCTCCCTCCCTCCAGGCTCCCGCGCCTGCGCCGCCTCATGCGCGTGCTCACCGTCTCGGGCGTCTTCTCCGTCCAACACCAGCAGCCGGACGACTCCGCGGGCTGCGCCATCGTCGTCTACGGGCTCACCTCAGCctcccgcctcctcgccggcgacggtGAGGCGTCGTCCGGACTGTCCCGTCTAGTGTCCCTCATGGTCGACCCGAAACTCACCGCGCCGTTCTCCGGCATGAGCGCGTGGTTCATGGACGACGAGCAGCCGCGCTCCTTCTTCGAGATGCACCACGGCGAGGACATGTGGGATATGGCCGCGCGGGAGGCTGCTCTGAGCAGGACGATAGGCGACGGCATGACCGACGACAGCCGCTTCGTCGTGGAGGTGCTCCTGAGGGAGGGCCGCGCGCGCGACGTCTTCTCCGGGGTGCGCTCGATGGTCGACGTCGGCGGCGGCACCGGCACCATCGCAAAGGCCATCGCGGCAGCTTTCCCGCACGTTGAGTGCAGCGTCCTGGATCTCCCACACGTCGTCGCGGAGGCCCCCGCCGGCGGAGAGGTGCGATTCATCGAGGGCGATATGTTCGAGCACATTCCCCCGGCCGACGCTGTTCTGCTCAAG TCAGTGATGCACGATTGGCGTGACGACGAGTGCGTCAAGATACTACGAAGGTGCAAAGAGGCAATCCCTTCCAGAGAAGCTGGAGGGAAGGTGATAATCATAAACATGGTGGTTGGTTCTGAAAAGTCGAAGGGTAATAGTACTAAAAAGGAGGAGGCACAAGCATTGTACGATCTCTTCCTCATGGTTTTTGAGGGAGGTGAACGAGAAGAGCATGAGTGGGAGAAGATCTTCTTGGAAGCCGGATTCAGTGGCTACAGTATCATACCTATGCTAGGAATTAGGTCCATCATCGAGGTCTATCCTTAA
- the LOC123173855 gene encoding O-methyltransferase ZRP4 translates to MALTGQSTDDQAVLDAEHELWATTFSYIKSMALKSALDLRLADAVHHHGGAATLPQIVARVAVHPSKVLCLRRLMRTLTVSGVFSVVQQEDVVVPAAPVNNSTCNGAVAAEPLYALTPVSRLLIGSQSSGSIMAFVLSPVLVAPFLGIGPWFQHALPDPCLFEQAHGEALWEMSGHDAALDALINSAMVSDSRFIVDIAVRESGDVFRGISSLVDVGGGLGAAAQVISEAFPHLQCSVLELEHVVSKAPAGTCVKYVAGDMFESVPPADAVFLKSVLHDWDDEKCVKILKTCRKAIPPREAGGKVIIIDIVVGADKKHGEVHALLDLYIMFINGVERDEQEWSKIFLEAGFSGYKIIPVLGFRSIIEVYP, encoded by the exons ATGGCGCTCACCGGCCAGAGCACCGACGACCAGGCCGTGCTGGACGCCGAGCACGAGCTCTGGGCAACCACATTCTCCTACATCAAGTCCATGGCGCTCAAGTCGGCCCTGGACCTCCGCCTCGCCGACGCCGTCCACCACCACGGCGGCGCCGCCACCCTCCCCCAGATAGTCGCCAGGGTCGCGGTGCACCCGTCCAAGGTCCTCTGCCTGCGCCGCCTCATGCGCACGCTCACCGTCTCGGGCGTCTTCAGCGTCGTCCAGCAGGAGGACGTCGTCGTCCCGGCTGCCCCCGTGAACAACAGCACCTGCAACGGCGCCGTCGCTGCCGAGCCCTTGTACGCTCTCACGCCGGTGTCCCGCCTCCTCATCGGCTCGCAGAGCTCGGGTTCCATCATGGCCTTCGTGCTCAGCCCCGTCCTCGTCGCCCCCTTCCTCGGGATCGGCCCGTGGTTCCAGCACGCGCTGCCGGACCCCTGCCTCTTCGAGCAGGCGCACGGCGAGGCGCTGTGGGAGATGTCCGGGCACGACGCGGCGCTGGACGCGCTGATCAACAGCGCCATGGTCTCGGACAGCCGCTTCATCGTGGACATCGCCGTCAGGGAGAGCGGCGACGTTTTCCGGGGGATAAGCTCCCTGGTCGACGTGGGCGGTGGCCTCGGCGCGGCGGCCCAAGTCATCTCGGAGGCGTTCCCGCACCTGCAGTGCAGCGTGCTGGAGCTCGAGCACGTCGTCAGCAAGGCGCCCGCCGGCACCTGCGTCAAGTACGTTGCCGGCGACATGTTCGAGAGCGTTCCACCGGCAGACGCCGTCTTCCTCAAG TCGGTTCTTCATGACTGGGACGACGAGAAGTGCGTCAAAATACTGAAGACTTGCAGAAAGGCCATTCCTCCAAGAGAGGCGGGAGGGAAGGTGATAATCATCGATATAGTGGTCGGAGCAGACAAGAAGCACGGGGAGGTGCATGCGTTGCTCGATCTGTACATTATGTTTATCAATGGTGTTGAGCGAGATGAGCAAGAGTGGAGCAAGATCTTCCTAGAAGCTGGGTTTAGCGGCTACAAGATTATACCGGTTCTAGGGTTCCGGTCGATCATCGAGGTCTACCCGTGA
- the LOC123063056 gene encoding acetylserotonin O-methyltransferase 1, translating into MSPIQSKNGSQDLLQAQVDLWHHALGFVKSMALKCAMELQIPNTIQHHGGAMTPSELAAKIGLHPSKLPRLRRLMRVLTVSGIFAVHESTTADKEAVYVLTPTTCLLVSDEVKSNLFPILSLMLDSTVLAPFFGMNSWFLDEHSTSLFKKAHGLTFWEMADKNDSYNQSINNAMVSDSNFLMDIILRECGDVFLGINSLIDVAGGHGGAASAIAKAFPQMKCTVLDLPHVVEEAPTDDHVSFISGDMFKYIPPADALFLKWVFHDWGDEDCVKILKKCKEAIPPREAGGKVIIVDMVVGSGPNEIVTRETQVFFDLFIMFLEGIEREEFEWKNVFMQAGFSEYKIISVLGVRSVIELYP; encoded by the exons ATGTCACCCATTCAAAGCAAGAATGGCTCTCAGGATTTGCTCCAGGCTCAAGTTGACCTTTGGCACCATGCATTGGGATTTGTCAAGTCCATGGCACTAAAATGTGCAATGGAACTGCAAATCCCTAACACCATCCAACACCATGGTGGGGCTATGACACCTTCTGAGTTGGCCGCAAAGATCGGGCTCCATCCATCTAAGCTTCCCCGCTTACGACGGCTCATGCGGGTGCTCACCGTATCAGGCATCTTTGCTGTCCATGAATCCACCACGGCAGACAAGGAGGCTGTTTATGTGCTTACCCCAACCACTTGCCTCCTCGTTAGCGATGAAGTTAAATCGAATTTATTTCCCATTCTGTCTTTGATGCTTGATTCAACTGTCCTTGCCCCCTTTTTTGGCATGAACTCATGGTTCCTAGATGAGCACTCTACATCCTTGTTCAAAAAGGCTCATGGCCTTACCTTCTGGGAGATGGCTGACAAGAATGATTCTTACAACCAGTCAATCAACAATGCAATGGTTTCTGATAGTAACTTTCTCATGGATATCATCTTGAGGGAGTGTGGTGATGTATTTCTTGGTATAAACTCGCTTATTGATGTCGCTGGGGGCCATGGTGGAGCTGCCAGTGCAATTGCGAAGGCATTCCCGCAAATGAAATGCACAGTGTTGGATCTCCCTCACGTGGTTGAAGAAGCTCCTACTGATGACCATGTGTCATTTATTTCTGGCGATATGTTCAAGTACATTCCACCAGCGGATGCTCTTTTCCTGAAG TGGGTTTTTCATGATTGGGGCGACGAAGATTGTGTCAAGATACTAAAAAAATGCAAGGAAGCTATCCCTCCCAGAGAGGCCGGTGGGAAGGTGATAATCGTAGATATGGTGGTTGGATCTGGGCCAAATGAAATTGTTACAAGAGAGACACAGGTTTTCTTTGATCTGTTTATCATGTTTCTCGaggggatcgagcgagaggagTTCGAGTGGAAAAATGTATTCATGCAAGCCGGGTTCAGCGAGTACAAAATTATATCGGTGCTGGGGGTTAGATCTGTTATTGAGCTCTACCCCTGA